TTGGTTCTTCAGATGGAGATAGACCGGAAATATCAGGACTGAGAGAAACGGAAATTAATGGAGCTTACGCCCTCATTTTGGAATTTGATTCGCCTTCCGTACCAATTGATTTATGGCAAAAAAAACAGGAAAAAATGACAAATTATTTTGGCCCCGGTATCGAGGTTGCAGTCACACAAACCGATTCAACTCAAATTGAGTTAGCTTTGGTTGTGAATTCAAAGGGTTAGTAGTTAGTTGTTAGTTGTTAGTTGTTAGTTGTAAATAATCATTAACCACAGGAGCATCCCATTTTGGCACTCTTACCATTCTGCCCTCACCCCCAACCCCTCTCCCAGTTTGGGAGAGGGGAGTAAGCCATACTCTTATTCCCCTTCTCCCGTGGGGAGAAGGGGTTAGGGGATGAGGGTAAGTAAGGTTTTTGCACATTTGGGATGCTCTCACTAACCACTAACCACTAACAAAATTTATTTTTCTAATCGAACTGCATACCATTGTAAATATTGACCAGGTCCAATATCTAATTCACAGCTTGTATCTATCAAATATTTTGCTTGTTCTTCGGGTAAATTGAACGCTCGCAAATCGGGCATTAGCTCTTCAGGTTCAATGTTTTGTAAAATACCTTGTAGCTTTTCAAGTAATTCTAACGCTGTCAAAAACTGCTCTGGTTGATTAGTTTCTAAAACCACAAAATAATCTTGACTATACATTAATGGGTCTGGCATATAAACTAATATTGTAGGGCTTATTATAATTTTACATTCTATCAACACGCTCTTGCGGTTCGCATAACATGTGAAGCGATCATCTTTACAATTCCATTATAAAAAATAAAAGCACGATACCTTAGTAATTGGACATCCGTGGTTGGGAACTATAAAAGAAACCGCTTTTAACTTCAGTTTGTCAGTCAAGGCATGGTGTAGCGGTAGAGTGTAATTACCACTGTGTTACAGCGTGTTATCTATTTTACAGAACGCTTTATGGAATGTAACTCATGTCCGGCATAAGCCAATTTTCTATCTCCAACGACCCTCCTTTGATTCTTGTTGCTGACGATGATAAGACCATTCGGATGCTGTTGCGTGAAGTGATGGAAAAAGAAGGTTATCGTGTGGTGGATGTCTCTAATGGCAAACAGTGTCTGGAGACATTCACAACCGTCAAGCCAGACCTCATTTTGTTAGATGCTGTTATGCCAGTTATGGATGGCTTTACTTGTTGCAAGCAACTGACTCAGTTGTCCAGAACTCTTTTTGCTTCAAGTCTTGTTCACTCTATGCCCGGTTTCTCTTTTGGTAATAGTACGATTTCAAGACTGTGCGATCGCATTCCTATTTTAATGATTACAGGTTTAGAAGATTCTGAATCAGTAGACCGGGCTTTTGAGGCAGGAGCAAGCGATTATGTAACCAAACCAATTAATTGGGCAGTGTTACGCCAACGGGTTAAAAGACTGCTACAGCAAGCACAACTTTACAAACAGTTAGAGGCAGTGACCCAAGCTTTACAAGAACTCGCTAATGTTGATGGCTTAACTGGGGTTGCAAATCGCCGTCGTTTCGACCAATATTTAAACGCTCAGTGGTTGAACTCGGTAGAGGAACAATTGCCGTTATCTTTAATATTATGCGATATAGATTATTTTAAACTTTACAATGATAGGTACGGTCACATAACAGGAGACTCCTGTTTGCGAAAAGTTGCAACCGTCCTCAGTCGTACATCTGAGAAAAATCAGGATTTGGTAGCGCGTTACGGTGGTGAAGAATTTGCTGTGATTATGCCTAACACCCATGTAACTCGCGCAGTTCACGTTGCAGCTGCCATGCAAGCGGGCGTTAGGGAGCTTGAAATTGAGCATACTGAATCTACTGTCAGCCACTTCATTACCCTAAGTATAGGAGTGGCAATGACGGTTCCCAAGTTTGAATCTTCTCCAACCACTTTAATTATGGCGGCAGATAAGGCTCTTTACCAAGCGAAAGCAGAGGGGCGCAATCGGATTATTCTCAAGCAATTGAATTGTTGAGGGATTTTCAACCAAACAGTATCTCAAAATATTTTGTGGTGCGGGCATCCTGCCCGCCATTGAAACAGAACAGGCAGGATGCCCGTTCCACATTCCGGTAGATTAATTTAGGATTTGCAGGAGTAGGTAAAGCTCAAGTCCACCAACTTAAACACGTTCAGCCCCTGGTTGCCTGTTTTGAACAACAAAGGTCGCTAAAGTGCTAATGGCTGCGTTTTGTTCCCGAATTGTGGAAACGACTCGGTAGTCCGCCAGCCAAGTATCTTGTGTGAGAGAACAACGAACGTAACCTCGATTTTTGCCGTCGAAGAATTTAGTGTGGGGATTGGCAGGTAATGCTGCTACAACTGGGGGAATAAAGGCATCGGGGAAGTCAGAGGAGATTGAAGTACCTACAAACTCAGTCCCAACAGTAGCTGAGTGTGGGTTGTTGAAATCAGCTTTTAGATCGTGTACCCAACTGGAATGGATATCACCAGTTATGACAATTGGGTTACGGATATGTTCTTTTTGGAAAAATTCTAATAGCCTATTACGTGCAGCTACGTAACCATCCCACTGATCCAAGTTAAACAATTCTTGACTTGGAGTCGGGTCGAAGTCAAACTGTGCCAACATGGTTTGTTGAGCAATGACGTTCCAGCGAGATTGGGACTCACGCAAACCGCGTAAAAGCCACTCTTCTTGTTCTGTACCTGTCATAGTCGCATTTGAAGCGAAAGCCTCAGAACAACGGGGTTTTAATCCGTCATCGCAGGGCTGATCTGTACGGTACTGACGGGTATCTAGTACGTTAAACTCGGCAATGTTTCCAAAGGTGAAGCGCCGATAAAGCTGTAAATTTGAACTTTTTGGCAGTGATGACCGACGCAGGGGCATATGCTCGTAGTAAGCTTGATAAGCATTAGCTCTGCGAGTCACAAATGCTTCTGGATCTTGATTTTCTTCCGGAATCAAATTAGCGTAGTTGTTTTCTACTTCGTGGTCATCCCAGGTGACTATCCAGGGAAAAGCAGCATGAGCCGCTTGTAAGTTGGGATCGGTTTTGTAAAGGGCGTGGCGGTTTCGGTAGTCGGCAAGAGTGACAATTTCTGGACTGTTATGTTGACGCAGTCCCCCTGGTTGAGGACCGTACTCATAAATGTAGTCACCTAAATGAACGACTAAATCCAAGTCTTCTTTGGCTAGGTGCTGGTAAGCTGTGTAATAACCGTTTTGCCAATCCTGACAGTTAGCAAAGGCAAAGCGCAACTTATCAACACGAGCATTATATGCTGGGGCTGTACGGGTACGACCAATAGGGCTAACTTCATTACTTACCTTGAATTGATACCAGTACCAACGGTCAGGCTGTAACCCGCGTACATCCACATGAACTGAGTGTGCAAAGTTGGGGGTTGCCAGCACCGTGCCTTTTCGCACGACTTCTTTCATATTTTCATCTAGGGCAACTTGCCATTGCACTGGCATATTAACAGATGGTATTCCACCTCCATTTAACGGATCGCTTGCCAATCGAGTCCACAGCACTACACTATCTGGTAGGGGATCGCCGGAAGCTATACCCAGACTGAAGGGGTAGGCAGAAAAACTAGGTCGTGCTAAAACACTCTGATTCCACTGAGTTGCGATCGCGCCTGCGGTTATTGCACCAGCACCAACTAACAAGCTCCGTCGCTTGACTCTACTAGATAGCAAGCGATCGAAATGAAAACGCTCCATATGTATTTTTTATTATGAATTTTGAAGAGACGGAATAAGCGGTTACAGACGCGGATTTGATATAAAACCCAGCTGAATGTTGCAAGATTAAATTACCAACTAAGTATTAAGTCACTATTAAGAGGTTATTAATCTTGTAATAAATACTGTTTGTGTATTCGTAGTAAAAAACTTAAGAGATTTCCAAAGAATAAATTATTTCTTGTGGGATGGGCGTCCTCGCCCGTCCTCTAAAATTGTCAAGCCCACAAAATTATTTACAATCCCTACCCTTAAAGCCGATGACGGGATTTGAACCCGTGACCTGCTGATTACGAATCAGCTGCTCTACCGCTGAGCCACATCGGCATACATAATACAAGATTATAGCAGTATTTACATCATGGTAGACCCCAACAGCAAAAATCGCATGAAATCCGAGCAATACGCCCGCTTAAAAGCAGAGGCTGCAGCTCCCTATCGAGGTTTGCGGATGTTTATTTACATCGCTTGTGGTGCCTCTGGTTTTATTGGCTTGTTTATCTTCCTAACACAGTTATTAGCTGGACGGGATGTTGAAAGCGCTTTACCTAATTTAGCGCTTCAAATAGGAATAGTTGCCTTGATGGTTTTTCTTTGGCGCTGGGAGCAACGCCGCCAAAAGTAGGACGTGGAAAACACTTTCTAACTGTCTTGACGCCTCCCCTGCCTGAAGGCGAGGGGATTCTTTTCGCTCAAGCCGTCTTTGGCAGAGGCTGCTTACTCGCAACGTGCCAAAGATGTAGCCTGACTGGAGCCGTCAAAGTCTCCCTACACACTCCGTCAAGGTTTATACCCAACATCGTGTTTACTTTACGCAGAATATTAGCAGCACCGTTACAATCTGCGTTGATATACCAATTTTTATTTCCAGTACGGTACAATCCCCGCTTCACTCTTTTCCCAGATGGTTTATAGCCTATGGGTTTCTCACCATGTTTCGGCAATTCGTCACCATCAAAGAATGAAGATTTTGAAGTGTACGCTTCTTCAGTTTCTACAAAATCAATACCGTGCAGTTTGCACAGCTGTTCAATCCGATCTTTCAATTTAGCCGTGGG
This genomic interval from Scytonema hofmannii PCC 7110 contains the following:
- a CDS encoding DUF3493 domain-containing protein; amino-acid sequence: MVDPNSKNRMKSEQYARLKAEAAAPYRGLRMFIYIACGASGFIGLFIFLTQLLAGRDVESALPNLALQIGIVALMVFLWRWEQRRQK
- a CDS encoding chlororespiratory reduction protein 7, producing the protein MPDPLMYSQDYFVVLETNQPEQFLTALELLEKLQGILQNIEPEELMPDLRAFNLPEEQAKYLIDTSCELDIGPGQYLQWYAVRLEK
- a CDS encoding response regulator; translation: MSGISQFSISNDPPLILVADDDKTIRMLLREVMEKEGYRVVDVSNGKQCLETFTTVKPDLILLDAVMPVMDGFTCCKQLTQLSRTLFASSLVHSMPGFSFGNSTISRLCDRIPILMITGLEDSESVDRAFEAGASDYVTKPINWAVLRQRVKRLLQQAQLYKQLEAVTQALQELANVDGLTGVANRRRFDQYLNAQWLNSVEEQLPLSLILCDIDYFKLYNDRYGHITGDSCLRKVATVLSRTSEKNQDLVARYGGEEFAVIMPNTHVTRAVHVAAAMQAGVRELEIEHTESTVSHFITLSIGVAMTVPKFESSPTTLIMAADKALYQAKAEGRNRIILKQLNC
- a CDS encoding alkaline phosphatase D family protein, coding for MERFHFDRLLSSRVKRRSLLVGAGAITAGAIATQWNQSVLARPSFSAYPFSLGIASGDPLPDSVVLWTRLASDPLNGGGIPSVNMPVQWQVALDENMKEVVRKGTVLATPNFAHSVHVDVRGLQPDRWYWYQFKVSNEVSPIGRTRTAPAYNARVDKLRFAFANCQDWQNGYYTAYQHLAKEDLDLVVHLGDYIYEYGPQPGGLRQHNSPEIVTLADYRNRHALYKTDPNLQAAHAAFPWIVTWDDHEVENNYANLIPEENQDPEAFVTRRANAYQAYYEHMPLRRSSLPKSSNLQLYRRFTFGNIAEFNVLDTRQYRTDQPCDDGLKPRCSEAFASNATMTGTEQEEWLLRGLRESQSRWNVIAQQTMLAQFDFDPTPSQELFNLDQWDGYVAARNRLLEFFQKEHIRNPIVITGDIHSSWVHDLKADFNNPHSATVGTEFVGTSISSDFPDAFIPPVVAALPANPHTKFFDGKNRGYVRCSLTQDTWLADYRVVSTIREQNAAISTLATFVVQNRQPGAERV